Proteins co-encoded in one Sinobacterium norvegicum genomic window:
- a CDS encoding Lrp/AsnC family transcriptional regulator: MKLDRTDKRILKLMQLDGRISNLELAEKVGLSPSPCSRRVKQLEDAGYIDRHVTILNSKKLALRLTAMVSISMDKHTPERFENFERHIEQYPEVIECALITGQTADYLLKVVVPDMDYYQQFLLGKLTRIEGVTGVQSSFMLRSIKSTTALPLDYVGQ; the protein is encoded by the coding sequence ATGAAACTAGACAGAACCGACAAACGCATTCTTAAATTAATGCAACTGGATGGCCGCATCAGCAACCTAGAGTTGGCGGAAAAAGTAGGCCTCTCCCCCTCCCCCTGCTCAAGACGGGTAAAGCAACTCGAAGATGCCGGCTATATTGACCGCCATGTCACTATCTTAAACAGCAAGAAACTAGCATTAAGACTGACAGCAATGGTCAGCATCAGCATGGACAAACATACACCAGAGCGCTTTGAAAACTTTGAACGCCATATTGAGCAGTATCCCGAGGTCATTGAATGTGCCTTGATTACTGGCCAAACCGCCGATTACTTATTGAAGGTCGTAGTGCCAGACATGGATTATTATCAACAATTCCTACTCGGCAAACTGACCCGTATTGAAGGCGTTACCGGCGTTCAATCGAGCTTTATGCTGCGCAGTATTAAATCAACCACCGCGCTTCCCCTCGACTATGTCGGCCAGTAA
- a CDS encoding cytochrome P450: protein MAGVVQGADGEKMPLGRRIFKRAFVYLLDKKTDAFFRVLRRRNPVLVMAKANLVLVTRFHDVEACLANSDVFKVGYGPRIDAAVGCFMLGNDNAENAQHKAALLRLLSRHDSQRIRDIVTDASVEKLSGIGNRTAVDMVSDYSRYIPMQLVKRYFGFTQATNDELLSWSRAMQHDIFHNRDSETHIHQRSVTAGQAIRVSIRTEIARRKKQEAAASDDILARLLRCQNEEGNGFDDESVVTDLAGLLVGAIETTSFSLVNILQELLARPDVMLMAREAAAANRDALLHKLCRELLRLRPMNALLIRQCAEDYAMVGVNNKTVTIPAGSRVLLCTGSAMKDEDVVAEPNQFRLDRPDGHYFIYGSGSHLCLGDKIADIMLVEMIKPLLLLRHIEPLKQPDFDTGPFPEHYLLALSR, encoded by the coding sequence ATGGCGGGTGTGGTACAGGGTGCCGACGGTGAAAAAATGCCGTTGGGGCGCCGGATATTTAAGCGGGCTTTTGTCTATTTGTTGGACAAAAAAACCGATGCATTCTTTCGTGTCTTGCGTCGTCGCAATCCTGTGTTAGTGATGGCCAAGGCGAATCTCGTGTTGGTCACCCGATTTCACGATGTCGAAGCCTGCCTGGCGAATAGTGATGTTTTTAAGGTGGGCTATGGCCCCCGCATCGATGCCGCGGTTGGCTGTTTTATGCTGGGCAATGATAATGCAGAAAACGCACAGCATAAAGCGGCGCTGCTAAGGTTGCTCAGCCGCCATGACAGTCAGCGCATTCGTGATATTGTCACCGACGCCTCGGTTGAGAAATTATCGGGCATCGGCAATCGTACTGCTGTCGATATGGTGAGTGACTACAGCCGTTATATTCCCATGCAACTGGTGAAACGCTACTTTGGTTTCACTCAGGCAACAAATGATGAGTTACTGTCTTGGTCGCGTGCGATGCAGCATGATATTTTTCATAATCGCGACAGTGAAACGCATATCCATCAGCGCAGTGTCACTGCGGGGCAGGCGATAAGAGTCTCTATTCGCACTGAAATTGCTCGACGAAAAAAGCAGGAGGCTGCGGCGTCGGACGATATTCTCGCACGATTATTGCGCTGCCAAAATGAGGAGGGTAATGGCTTTGATGATGAGTCGGTGGTAACAGATCTTGCCGGTTTGTTAGTAGGGGCAATTGAGACCACTTCTTTTTCACTGGTGAACATACTCCAGGAACTGCTGGCAAGACCGGATGTTATGCTGATGGCGCGAGAGGCGGCTGCTGCTAATCGTGATGCATTGTTACATAAACTCTGCCGTGAGTTATTGCGTCTAAGGCCAATGAATGCCTTATTAATTCGTCAGTGTGCTGAAGATTATGCGATGGTCGGTGTTAATAATAAGACCGTGACCATACCTGCCGGTAGCCGAGTGCTATTGTGCACTGGCTCTGCCATGAAGGACGAGGATGTTGTGGCTGAGCCCAATCAATTCCGATTGGATCGCCCCGATGGCCATTATTTTATCTATGGTAGCGGCAGTCACCTGTGTTTGGGCGATAAGATTGCCGACATTATGCTGGTTGAAATGATAAAACCGCTGTTGCTATTGCGGCATATTGAGCCGCTGAAGCAGCCGGATTTTGACACCGGACCGTTCCCTGAACACTACTTGCTGGCGCTCAGCCGCTAG
- a CDS encoding glycine cleavage system protein R: MIEQLVFTFVGNDKPGLVEQLSTTVVEGGGNWEASHLAHMAGKFAGIVKVSAKKDTIDELCSKLKTLEQQGFNLTIERTVQAAEESDSYRKDLSILGNDRPGIVLEISKALATRHINISEFSSHVTSAPMAGIPLFEAMLDIEIPSTIAIDDLNDCLDEIANNLDLEITLENQ; this comes from the coding sequence ATGATAGAGCAACTTGTATTTACCTTTGTCGGCAATGATAAACCCGGACTAGTCGAGCAACTCTCTACCACCGTTGTTGAGGGTGGCGGCAACTGGGAAGCCAGTCACCTGGCGCATATGGCGGGAAAATTCGCCGGTATTGTGAAGGTAAGCGCCAAAAAAGACACCATCGACGAACTCTGCAGCAAGCTGAAGACTCTCGAGCAACAGGGCTTTAATCTTACTATTGAACGTACCGTGCAAGCCGCCGAAGAGAGCGACAGTTACCGTAAAGACTTAAGCATTCTGGGCAACGACAGACCGGGCATCGTGTTGGAGATCTCGAAGGCCTTGGCTACACGGCACATTAATATCAGCGAATTCTCCAGCCACGTGACCAGTGCCCCTATGGCCGGCATCCCCTTGTTTGAGGCCATGCTCGATATCGAAATACCCAGCACCATTGCCATCGATGACCTCAACGACTGTCTCGATGAGATTGCCAATAATCTTGACTTAGAAATCACGTTAGAAAATCAGTAA
- a CDS encoding YheU family protein: MKIPYQQLSSDTLDALLEEVVSRNGTDYGSIETSIEQRKQQLLSALTSEKVAVYFDTETETVNILSPREIEEMKRQQAQADNAVQEPSFYAPEIDFDQSVDSDYES, translated from the coding sequence GTGAAAATACCGTATCAGCAATTATCATCGGACACGCTAGACGCCTTGCTTGAGGAGGTCGTCAGCCGAAATGGTACCGACTATGGTTCGATTGAAACCTCAATAGAACAGCGCAAACAGCAGCTGCTGTCGGCATTGACGAGTGAGAAAGTGGCTGTTTATTTCGATACTGAAACGGAGACGGTTAACATCTTGTCGCCGCGGGAGATTGAGGAAATGAAGCGCCAGCAAGCCCAGGCTGATAATGCGGTACAAGAGCCTAGTTTTTACGCGCCAGAAATAGATTTTGATCAGAGTGTAGACAGTGATTATGAAAGTTGA
- the tusA gene encoding sulfurtransferase TusA: MKVDLTLDACGLYCPEPVMMLHNKVRDIVAGTVLEVIATDPSTERDIPKFCNFLGHELLESRAEDGKYFYYIRKSDD; the protein is encoded by the coding sequence ATGAAAGTTGATTTAACCTTGGATGCCTGTGGCCTCTATTGCCCCGAACCCGTGATGATGTTGCACAATAAGGTGCGAGATATTGTCGCTGGTACGGTGCTTGAAGTCATCGCAACAGACCCGTCGACGGAGAGAGATATCCCCAAATTCTGTAACTTCCTCGGCCATGAATTATTAGAGAGCAGGGCTGAAGACGGCAAATATTTTTACTATATTCGTAAAAGCGACGACTAG
- a CDS encoding di-heme-cytochrome C peroxidase encodes MKFVRNVWRSYWWLISILLMVVVAWRLMNSEPVKIIYTALTPPVLPELMVQDQSGQWLAQRWLDQNWDNRQYQASDQTREYHHLSQGTRTLPIPYQWLVSLEAPAASPIASLFDEQVLFKDNRYLLRFGFIRSTQHDELNPDGLPIGFAKTPAQKLNGVNVRADAIGFTCAACHTGHFVAETEQGLAEYIIEGGPATTDLGQLTKALGAALGQTAIASKLPIFNSRFDRFARRVLGQQYSAATKQALADELSAMIIVLKDKADVIEVTEGFGRLDALNRIGNQVFSRNLQRPDNYQPINAPVNFPHIWTASWFNWVQYDGSIMQPLVRNAGEALGVSAYQNITAEPALGRFQSSIPLANLTKIERFLAGQQPTEQTGFGGLLAPAWPFARPEEDSLNRGEELYRQHCSHCHLPALNSAEIWQSRYFGPIEYWRDGIKKHTTDQVLQLKHIAIEQVGTDAAQASILLNRTVNTAADSADNISRVGLDQQLCTPDPSLLMAEQLSQPWWQQSQAKNIELRLQDGANISFALALGAIVEASIEAGYQSLGLNAVMQAELSGNRPNCLQAGLHYKARPLNGIWATPPYLHNGSVASLRDLICPTNGQRPELIRLGNLGYDIANIGLSQPESLGQTAASNYDEKGYFLLDTSIEGNSNSGHHFSSQYDDQKPYYQQPKGIIGPLLNDRQCDDLLAYVKML; translated from the coding sequence ATGAAATTTGTACGCAATGTATGGCGCAGCTATTGGTGGCTGATATCGATTTTATTGATGGTTGTCGTGGCCTGGCGGTTGATGAATAGCGAACCCGTAAAAATTATTTATACGGCTCTGACGCCACCGGTTTTGCCCGAGCTGATGGTCCAGGATCAGAGTGGCCAATGGCTGGCGCAGCGCTGGCTTGATCAAAACTGGGATAACCGTCAGTATCAGGCCAGCGATCAAACGCGAGAGTATCACCACCTCAGCCAGGGCACGCGGACGCTGCCAATTCCTTATCAGTGGTTGGTCAGCCTTGAGGCGCCTGCAGCGTCCCCCATCGCTTCGTTGTTCGATGAACAAGTGCTGTTCAAAGACAATCGTTATCTGTTGCGCTTTGGTTTTATTCGCAGCACGCAGCACGATGAGTTAAACCCAGATGGTCTTCCCATCGGCTTTGCCAAAACACCGGCTCAGAAGCTCAACGGTGTCAATGTCAGAGCGGATGCGATTGGCTTTACCTGTGCCGCCTGCCATACAGGCCATTTTGTCGCCGAGACGGAACAGGGGCTGGCGGAATATATTATTGAGGGCGGCCCAGCGACTACTGATCTAGGACAGTTGACGAAAGCCTTGGGGGCAGCGTTAGGTCAGACGGCCATTGCCAGTAAATTGCCCATTTTCAACAGTCGCTTTGATCGGTTTGCGCGTCGGGTGCTTGGTCAACAGTATTCGGCTGCGACAAAGCAAGCCTTGGCCGATGAGCTATCGGCAATGATTATTGTGCTAAAAGATAAAGCCGATGTGATTGAGGTAACGGAAGGTTTTGGTCGTCTCGACGCATTAAATCGTATAGGCAATCAAGTTTTTTCCCGAAATTTGCAACGTCCTGACAATTATCAGCCTATTAACGCGCCGGTAAATTTTCCGCATATATGGACAGCCTCCTGGTTTAATTGGGTGCAGTATGACGGCTCTATTATGCAACCGTTGGTGCGTAATGCCGGTGAGGCGTTGGGGGTTAGCGCCTATCAAAATATCACTGCTGAGCCGGCGTTGGGGCGATTTCAATCGTCTATACCCTTGGCTAATTTGACCAAAATAGAGCGATTTCTAGCGGGTCAACAGCCAACAGAACAGACGGGTTTCGGCGGTCTGTTAGCGCCGGCCTGGCCTTTTGCTAGACCGGAGGAAGATAGCCTAAACAGAGGGGAGGAGCTCTATCGCCAGCACTGTTCTCACTGTCATTTACCGGCACTTAATAGCGCAGAGATTTGGCAGTCACGGTATTTTGGGCCGATTGAATACTGGCGTGATGGTATAAAAAAGCACACTACAGATCAGGTGCTGCAGTTAAAGCATATTGCGATTGAACAGGTTGGTACCGATGCAGCGCAGGCATCGATATTGCTTAATCGAACGGTTAATACGGCGGCGGATAGCGCTGATAATATTAGCCGAGTTGGCTTGGATCAACAGCTGTGTACGCCTGATCCCAGCCTGTTAATGGCAGAGCAATTGAGTCAGCCATGGTGGCAGCAATCGCAGGCAAAGAATATTGAATTAAGGCTACAAGATGGTGCAAACATCAGTTTTGCACTGGCTTTGGGCGCAATTGTTGAGGCATCAATTGAGGCGGGCTATCAGAGTTTGGGCTTGAACGCTGTCATGCAGGCAGAGCTGTCGGGTAATCGGCCAAACTGTTTGCAGGCAGGCCTGCACTACAAGGCTAGGCCATTAAACGGTATTTGGGCGACACCACCGTATCTTCATAATGGCTCCGTGGCCAGCCTGCGGGATTTGATTTGCCCTACTAATGGGCAGCGCCCTGAATTAATTCGTTTAGGCAATCTTGGCTACGATATTGCTAACATAGGTTTGAGTCAGCCAGAGAGTCTTGGTCAAACGGCGGCGTCGAATTATGACGAAAAGGGGTATTTTTTGCTTGATACCTCGATTGAGGGCAACAGCAATAGCGGTCATCACTTCTCGTCGCAATATGATGATCAAAAGCCCTATTATCAGCAGCCCAAAGGCATTATCGGACCGCTGTTAAATGACCGGCAGTGTGATGATCTTCTTGCCTATGTAAAAATGTTATAA
- the fghA gene encoding S-formylglutathione hydrolase: MVAASSGPFLQMQSESLLFGGWQRRYQHNSLVCDCAMTFSIYLPPQAKLKKVPVLYWLSGSGCSDLEFSQQAGAQRVASELGIALVACDTSPRGSGVDDCGSQKIGQGVGMFINATQAPWSRHFNMYDYITAELPQLINMHFAVNPAKASIAGHSDGGHGAIVVALRNPGRFKSVSAFSPLLSASNSRWGQNVFTAYLGANQQAWKSYDATALLEICSMKIPMLIDQGASDQFLIDELDPSEFLAACERSSVDVQYRSQFGYDHSYNFVATFIEQHLRFHAAALA; this comes from the coding sequence ATGGTCGCAGCGAGTTCAGGCCCATTTTTACAGATGCAATCAGAGAGCCTGCTCTTCGGTGGCTGGCAGCGTCGCTATCAACATAATTCGCTGGTTTGTGACTGTGCGATGACATTCTCAATCTATTTACCACCGCAGGCGAAACTGAAAAAAGTACCGGTGCTTTACTGGCTGTCAGGCTCTGGTTGCTCTGATCTGGAGTTCAGTCAACAGGCGGGGGCTCAGCGCGTGGCGAGTGAGCTGGGCATTGCCTTGGTTGCCTGCGATACCAGTCCCCGTGGCAGCGGCGTAGATGACTGCGGCAGTCAGAAAATTGGCCAGGGGGTAGGGATGTTTATTAACGCCACTCAGGCGCCTTGGTCTAGGCATTTTAATATGTATGACTATATTACCGCTGAGCTGCCGCAGTTAATTAATATGCATTTTGCTGTTAATCCGGCCAAGGCGTCGATAGCCGGGCATTCAGATGGTGGTCATGGCGCCATCGTCGTGGCCCTTCGTAACCCCGGACGCTTTAAGAGTGTCTCTGCCTTCTCGCCATTATTGTCGGCCAGTAATAGCCGCTGGGGGCAGAATGTATTTACCGCCTATCTTGGTGCCAACCAGCAGGCCTGGAAGAGTTATGATGCCACGGCGCTGCTTGAGATCTGCTCGATGAAAATCCCTATGCTTATTGATCAGGGAGCCTCTGATCAATTTCTCATTGATGAACTTGACCCCAGCGAGTTTTTGGCCGCCTGTGAGCGGTCATCTGTTGATGTCCAATACCGAAGCCAATTTGGCTATGACCATAGCTATAACTTTGTCGCCACCTTTATCGAGCAACATTTACGTTTCCATGCAGCGGCGCTGGCCTAA
- the prmB gene encoding 50S ribosomal protein L3 N(5)-glutamine methyltransferase gives MQQLQQVAEQLSQLKDYIRWGTSQFEAAGIFYGQGIPTPWEEATILAYHALHLPAHAPVEFLDCTLTMVERQQILSLYQRRVEERIPVAYLVGKAVYAGIEFLVDARVIVPRSPIAEMIEAQFQPWLGEVEVERILDLCAGSGCIGMVCAAHFPEAQVDLLELSDEAIEIAEKNIAHHHLQQQVIIHSSNVFSALQPDIDRFDIIVTNPPYVDMADIASMPAEYHHEPAMALGSGDDGLDITVQILAQASDYLTADGILVVEVGNSGEQLEELFPAISFDWVEFERGGFGVFVMNSAELEAYKPMFEDVYNSRQSQ, from the coding sequence GTGCAGCAATTGCAACAGGTGGCAGAGCAATTAAGCCAGTTAAAAGATTATATTCGCTGGGGCACTAGCCAGTTCGAGGCCGCCGGTATTTTTTATGGTCAAGGCATACCAACACCCTGGGAAGAGGCGACTATTCTGGCCTACCATGCCTTGCATCTGCCGGCCCATGCGCCAGTCGAGTTTCTTGATTGCACCCTGACCATGGTCGAGCGTCAGCAGATTTTGTCGCTCTATCAGCGTCGAGTTGAGGAGCGAATCCCCGTCGCTTATTTGGTCGGCAAGGCGGTTTATGCTGGCATTGAATTTCTGGTCGATGCTCGGGTGATCGTCCCCCGCTCGCCGATAGCCGAGATGATTGAGGCTCAGTTCCAGCCCTGGTTGGGTGAGGTTGAGGTTGAGCGAATCCTCGATTTATGTGCCGGTAGTGGCTGTATCGGTATGGTTTGCGCCGCACATTTTCCCGAGGCGCAGGTCGATTTATTAGAGTTGTCCGATGAGGCGATTGAGATTGCTGAGAAAAATATTGCCCATCACCATCTTCAGCAGCAGGTCATTATTCACTCGTCAAATGTCTTTTCAGCATTACAGCCAGATATTGACCGCTTCGATATCATTGTTACCAATCCGCCCTATGTCGACATGGCCGACATTGCCTCGATGCCGGCGGAGTATCACCATGAGCCAGCAATGGCCCTAGGCAGTGGTGACGATGGTCTCGATATCACGGTGCAAATCTTGGCGCAAGCCAGTGATTATTTAACCGCCGATGGCATATTGGTTGTCGAGGTAGGGAACAGCGGTGAGCAACTAGAAGAGCTATTCCCCGCGATCAGTTTTGACTGGGTAGAGTTTGAGCGTGGTGGCTTTGGTGTGTTTGTGATGAATTCGGCCGAATTAGAGGCCTATAAACCGATGTTTGAAGACGTGTATAATAGTCGTCAGAGTCAATAA
- the aroC gene encoding chorismate synthase, with protein sequence MSGNTIGKLFTVTTFGESHGLALGAIVDGCPPGLEINEQDLQIDLDRRKPGTSKFTTQRREADQVKILSGVFEGKTTGTSIGLVIENTDQRSKDYGKIKDQFRPAHADYTYQQKYGTRDYRGGGRSSARETAMRVAAGAIAKKYLQQQHGIEIKGYLSQLGPIKIETVDWSIVNDNPFFCPDASKVPEMEEFMNKLRKTGDSIGAKLTVVATNVPPGLGEPVFDRLDAEIAHAMMGINAVKGVEIGSGFDVVEQRGSEHRDEITPAGFLSNNAGGILGGISSGQDIVSHIALKPTSSILIPGRSIDVEGNEAEVITTGRHDPCVGIRATPIAEAMLAIVIMDHMLRQRGQNGGVNCSTPIVTD encoded by the coding sequence ATGTCGGGTAATACCATAGGTAAGCTGTTTACTGTCACCACCTTTGGCGAAAGCCACGGTTTAGCCCTGGGCGCTATTGTCGATGGCTGTCCGCCGGGTCTGGAAATCAATGAGCAAGATTTACAGATTGATCTCGATCGACGCAAGCCTGGGACGTCGAAGTTTACAACTCAGCGACGCGAAGCGGATCAGGTGAAAATACTGTCCGGCGTTTTTGAGGGCAAGACCACCGGCACCTCGATTGGCCTGGTGATCGAAAATACCGATCAACGATCAAAGGATTACGGCAAAATAAAGGATCAGTTCCGACCTGCCCACGCCGATTACACTTACCAGCAAAAATATGGCACCCGTGACTATCGCGGCGGTGGCCGCTCCTCGGCCCGTGAAACCGCCATGCGCGTTGCCGCCGGTGCCATTGCTAAGAAGTATCTGCAACAGCAGCACGGTATCGAAATTAAAGGCTACTTATCTCAGCTCGGCCCGATCAAAATAGAGACTGTCGACTGGTCTATTGTCAATGACAACCCGTTTTTCTGTCCCGATGCCAGCAAGGTGCCGGAAATGGAAGAGTTTATGAATAAGCTGCGTAAAACCGGCGATTCGATAGGTGCCAAGTTAACGGTGGTAGCGACTAACGTACCACCGGGTTTGGGCGAGCCTGTTTTCGATCGCCTCGATGCTGAGATTGCCCATGCGATGATGGGTATTAATGCGGTTAAGGGGGTGGAGATCGGCAGTGGTTTCGATGTTGTCGAGCAGCGTGGTAGTGAGCACCGGGATGAAATCACTCCGGCTGGCTTTCTGTCGAACAATGCCGGTGGCATTCTCGGCGGTATCTCCTCTGGTCAGGACATTGTCAGCCATATCGCACTTAAGCCAACCTCAAGTATTTTGATTCCTGGCCGCTCGATCGATGTGGAGGGCAATGAGGCAGAGGTGATAACCACCGGTCGTCACGACCCCTGTGTCGGTATTCGCGCGACACCGATAGCTGAGGCAATGCTAGCTATTGTGATTATGGATCATATGCTAAGGCAGCGTGGTCAAAACGGGGGGGTAAACTGTTCCACACCGATTGTCACAGATTAA
- a CDS encoding PaaI family thioesterase: MKPLSKANTAILTAIQEGDINKLIQASPYAKLLGVEAIVLGDEMLFHLPANDDNIGNPMLPAIHGGVIGGFMEVAAQLTVMHRVETPFVPKVVDLSLDYLRPGKNVASYAQCVLVRQGRKVVNVSITAWQDTQDKPIATARTHFLLSEG; the protein is encoded by the coding sequence ATGAAGCCGCTAAGCAAGGCAAACACAGCCATACTAACAGCTATACAAGAGGGCGATATTAATAAACTCATCCAGGCCTCGCCCTATGCCAAGCTGTTAGGTGTAGAGGCGATAGTTTTGGGCGATGAGATGCTCTTTCACCTGCCGGCTAATGACGATAATATTGGCAACCCTATGCTGCCGGCAATTCACGGCGGTGTTATTGGTGGCTTTATGGAAGTCGCTGCCCAGCTAACAGTGATGCACCGTGTAGAGACGCCTTTTGTGCCGAAAGTTGTCGACTTATCGCTAGATTATCTGCGCCCTGGAAAAAATGTCGCCAGTTATGCGCAGTGTGTATTGGTTCGCCAAGGCCGAAAGGTTGTCAATGTCAGCATTACTGCATGGCAGGATACGCAGGATAAACCTATCGCGACGGCACGGACACATTTTCTGTTATCCGAGGGGTAG
- a CDS encoding PaaI family thioesterase, translating to MNKYRQLIETAFPNIRHCMVLGMTVEDADFGRLLLRMPYLETMVGDPQGGVIHGGALTTLMDSACGFAAMLGVEGEAVCPTLDLRIDYMGPATPGLDIIGDAEVYRDTSELLFCRGIAYHPGQKDRPIAHTTATFMRVNYQDMKPLMPSEESQQ from the coding sequence ATGAACAAATATCGCCAATTAATAGAAACCGCTTTCCCGAATATCCGGCACTGTATGGTGCTGGGTATGACTGTTGAAGATGCAGATTTTGGTCGTCTGCTTTTACGCATGCCCTACCTGGAAACAATGGTAGGTGACCCACAGGGTGGTGTTATCCACGGCGGTGCATTGACAACACTGATGGATAGCGCTTGCGGCTTTGCTGCAATGTTAGGCGTTGAAGGTGAGGCGGTATGCCCGACGCTCGACTTGCGTATTGACTATATGGGGCCAGCTACACCGGGTCTGGATATTATCGGCGACGCAGAGGTCTATCGCGATACTTCCGAGTTATTGTTTTGTCGTGGTATTGCCTACCACCCAGGGCAAAAGGATCGTCCAATAGCGCATACCACGGCGACATTTATGCGAGTTAATTATCAAGATATGAAACCGTTGATGCCAAGCGAGGAGAGCCAGCAATGA
- a CDS encoding ion transporter produces MADHSIKKTLYSVIFGTNTPAGKRFDVLLIVVIIASVLLIMLDSIQTISIQYHRALYVGEWVFTLFFLLEYLTRIYCSPKKTSYIFSFYGLIDLISILPAFIGLIFPTANHLTIFRLIRVLRIFRVLKLVRHVDEANILLVALLRSRRKVFVFFSSVLVITVIFGSILFVVEGEENGFSSIPHSIYFAIVTITTVGYGDISPQTPLGQFISSIMMLTGYAIIAVPTGILTAELHHEMGIQRSSSMCPNCNRSGHENDANFCKHCGGELNTISSKEHG; encoded by the coding sequence ATGGCAGATCACAGCATAAAGAAAACTCTATACAGCGTCATCTTCGGTACCAATACACCGGCGGGGAAACGGTTTGATGTCTTACTGATAGTCGTTATTATCGCCAGTGTGCTGCTGATCATGCTGGACAGTATTCAGACGATAAGCATCCAATACCATCGGGCATTGTATGTTGGCGAGTGGGTATTCACCCTATTTTTTCTACTCGAGTACCTGACGCGGATTTATTGCAGTCCAAAGAAAACTTCTTACATCTTCAGTTTTTATGGTTTGATCGACCTGATCAGTATTCTTCCAGCCTTTATTGGTTTGATTTTTCCAACAGCAAATCATCTCACCATTTTCAGACTGATTAGAGTACTGAGAATATTCCGTGTTTTAAAGCTGGTTCGCCATGTCGATGAGGCTAACATTTTGCTGGTTGCGCTGCTGCGCTCTCGCCGTAAGGTCTTTGTATTTTTCAGCTCGGTGTTAGTGATTACCGTTATCTTTGGCTCGATATTGTTTGTCGTCGAAGGCGAGGAGAACGGCTTCTCTTCGATACCCCACTCCATTTATTTCGCCATTGTGACCATTACCACCGTTGGCTATGGTGATATTTCACCACAGACACCGCTGGGGCAATTCATCTCGTCGATAATGATGCTGACAGGCTATGCCATTATCGCCGTACCCACGGGCATTTTGACCGCCGAGCTGCACCATGAGATGGGTATCCAACGTAGCAGTAGTATGTGCCCAAACTGTAACCGTTCAGGCCATGAGAACGACGCCAACTTCTGCAAGCACTGTGGGGGCGAACTCAACACTATCAGCAGCAAAGAGCATGGCTAA
- a CDS encoding leucine-rich repeat domain-containing protein produces MPSIQQLKRLGLTVVVISSMIGCADYSFSVNENVVYTPPALLQDFQVEDKMLENCLQENIIDQNVSAAEQLTTLHCSNSNIQSLAGIGVFSNLQQINFSHNMIEDLAPLIELPELTTLLFNSNEITSLDAVAGLGLVERAEFLDNPALQCPEQDIFNNRVWQLPKHCQR; encoded by the coding sequence ATGCCTTCGATCCAACAGCTCAAACGCCTTGGCCTGACCGTTGTCGTTATCTCCTCAATGATCGGCTGTGCAGATTATAGCTTCAGTGTGAACGAAAATGTCGTTTATACCCCTCCTGCTCTGCTCCAAGACTTTCAGGTCGAGGATAAAATGCTCGAAAACTGTCTTCAGGAAAATATTATCGATCAAAATGTCAGCGCTGCCGAACAACTCACCACGCTACATTGCAGCAATAGTAATATTCAGTCGCTGGCCGGCATCGGCGTATTTAGCAACCTGCAGCAGATAAACTTCAGCCACAACATGATTGAGGACTTAGCGCCTTTGATAGAATTGCCGGAACTTACCACCTTATTATTCAATAGCAATGAGATAACCTCATTAGACGCGGTTGCGGGCTTGGGTTTGGTCGAACGCGCCGAGTTCCTCGACAACCCTGCCCTACAATGCCCCGAGCAAGATATTTTTAACAATCGGGTTTGGCAGCTGCCCAAACACTGTCAACGTTAG